In Bradyrhizobium sp. 1(2017), one DNA window encodes the following:
- the recA gene encoding recombinase RecA: protein MSATALRIVEGSSMDKSKALAAALSQIERQFGKGSVMKLGKSDRSMDIEAVSSGSLGLDIALGIGGLPKGRIVEIYGPESSGKTTLALHTVAEAQKKGGICAFIDAEHALDPVYARKLGVNIDELLISQPDTGEQALEICDTLVRSGAVDVLVVDSVAALVPKAELEGEMGDALPGLQARLMSQALRKLTASINKSNTMVIFINQIRMKIGVMYGSPETTTGGNALKFYASVRLDIRRIGAIKERDEVVGNTTRVKVVKNKLAPPFKQVEFDIMYGEGVSKMGEILDLGVKAGIVEKSGAWFSYDSQRLGQGRENSKAFLKANPDITAKIETSIRQNSGLISEQILAGTPESDADGEEPADE from the coding sequence ATGTCCGCCACTGCCCTGCGTATCGTCGAAGGATCTTCCATGGACAAGAGTAAAGCCCTCGCTGCCGCGCTCTCTCAGATCGAGCGCCAGTTCGGCAAGGGATCGGTGATGAAGCTCGGCAAGAGCGACCGCTCCATGGACATCGAGGCGGTGTCCTCCGGTTCGCTCGGCCTCGATATCGCGCTCGGCATCGGCGGCCTGCCCAAGGGGCGCATCGTCGAGATCTACGGGCCGGAGTCCTCGGGCAAGACGACGCTGGCGCTTCATACGGTGGCGGAAGCGCAGAAGAAGGGCGGCATCTGCGCCTTCATCGACGCCGAGCACGCGCTCGACCCGGTCTATGCCCGCAAGCTCGGCGTCAACATCGACGAGCTCCTGATCTCGCAGCCGGACACCGGCGAGCAGGCACTGGAGATCTGCGACACGCTGGTGCGCTCGGGTGCGGTGGACGTGCTGGTGGTCGATTCGGTTGCCGCGCTGGTGCCGAAGGCCGAGCTCGAGGGCGAAATGGGCGATGCGCTCCCGGGTCTGCAGGCGCGCCTGATGAGCCAGGCGCTGCGCAAGCTCACGGCCTCCATCAACAAGTCCAACACCATGGTGATCTTCATCAACCAGATCCGCATGAAGATCGGTGTGATGTACGGCTCGCCCGAGACCACGACCGGTGGCAACGCGCTGAAGTTCTACGCCTCCGTCCGCCTCGACATCCGCCGCATCGGCGCGATCAAGGAGCGCGACGAAGTGGTCGGCAACACCACGCGCGTGAAGGTGGTGAAGAACAAGCTGGCGCCGCCCTTCAAGCAGGTCGAGTTCGACATCATGTACGGCGAGGGCGTCTCCAAGATGGGCGAGATTCTCGATCTCGGCGTCAAGGCCGGCATCGTCGAGAAGTCCGGCGCCTGGTTCTCCTATGACAGCCAGCGCCTCGGCCAGGGCCGCGAGAACTCGAAAGCGTTCTTGAAGGCCAACCCTGATATCACCGCCAAGATCGAGACCTCGATCCGCCAGAACTCGGGCCTGATCTCCGAGCAGATCCTGGCCGGCACGCCCGAGAGCGACGCCGACGGCGAGGAGCCGGCGGACGAGTAG
- the gcvP gene encoding aminomethyl-transferring glycine dehydrogenase has protein sequence MTAHRKSNSDTASFVRRHIGPSARDVTAMLEAVSAKSVDALMAETLPASIRQASPLDLGKPLSESEAIAHMGELARQNQVFTSLIGQGYSGTILPAVIQRNILENPAWYTAYTPYQPEISQGRLEALLNFQTMICDLTGLDVANASLLDEATAAAEAMALAERHSKVEAKAFFVDKDVHPQTLAVMRTRAEPLGWELIVGDPLTDLDKGDVLGALLQYPGSSGAVRDLRPAIATLKAKGALAIVAADLLALTLLASPGELGADIAIGSAQRFGVPMGYGGPHAAYMAVRDALKRSLPGRLVGLSVDSRGAPAYRLALQTREQHIRREKATSNICTAQVLLAVIASMYAVYHGPEGLAQIARNVHRRTAVLAAGLRELGFAPQSGSFFDTLSIDAGARRAEIVARAVAERINLGIGETALRIALDETTTPATVEAVWRAFGGTLVYAEIDAETREALPDELKRTTAFLTHPVFHAHRSETEMLRYMRKLSDRDLALDRAMIPLGSCTMKLNATTEMMPLTWPEFGSLHPFVPREQAAGYHALFARLEKWLCDITGYDAISLQPNSGAQGEYAGLLAIRGYHAARGETHRKICLIPSSAHGTNPASAAMVGMDVVVVACEKNGDVDVNDLRAKAEKHSNDLAAVMITYPSTHGVFEEHIREICDIVHSHGGQVYLDGANLNAQVGLSRPGDYGADVSHLNLHKTFCIPHGGGGPGMGPIGVKAHLAPFLPSHPENRHPATKADAPVGPVSAAPFGSASILTISYIYILMMGGEGLKRATEIAILNANYIAARLDPHFPVLYKNAKGRVAHECIVDPRPLKTTSGVTVDDIAKRLIDYGFHAPTMSFPVPGTLMIEPTESESKAELDRFCDAMIAIRKEIAEVEAGRFKIEASPLRHAPHTVHDIADDDWKRAYTRSEGCFPAGTSRTDKYWCPVGRVDNVYGDRNLVCSCPPVSDYAEAAE, from the coding sequence ATGACCGCGCACCGCAAATCCAACAGCGACACCGCCAGCTTCGTTCGGCGCCATATTGGCCCCTCCGCGCGCGATGTCACCGCGATGCTGGAGGCTGTCAGCGCCAAGAGCGTCGATGCGCTGATGGCAGAGACGCTGCCGGCCTCGATCCGCCAGGCCTCGCCGCTCGACCTCGGCAAGCCGCTCAGCGAGAGCGAGGCGATCGCGCATATGGGCGAGCTGGCGCGTCAGAACCAGGTCTTCACCTCGCTGATCGGCCAAGGCTATTCCGGCACCATCCTGCCCGCAGTGATCCAGCGCAACATCCTGGAGAACCCGGCCTGGTACACGGCTTACACGCCCTATCAGCCCGAGATCAGCCAGGGCCGGCTGGAAGCGCTGCTCAACTTCCAGACCATGATCTGCGACCTCACCGGGCTCGACGTCGCCAATGCCTCGCTGCTGGATGAGGCGACCGCGGCGGCCGAAGCCATGGCGCTCGCCGAGCGGCACTCGAAGGTCGAAGCAAAGGCCTTCTTCGTCGACAAGGACGTGCATCCGCAGACGCTGGCCGTGATGCGCACCCGCGCCGAGCCGCTGGGCTGGGAGCTGATCGTCGGCGATCCCCTCACCGATCTCGACAAGGGTGACGTGCTCGGCGCGCTGCTGCAATATCCGGGTTCTTCCGGCGCAGTGCGCGACTTGCGGCCCGCGATCGCGACGCTGAAGGCCAAGGGTGCGCTCGCGATCGTCGCCGCCGATCTGCTCGCGCTGACGCTGCTGGCCTCGCCCGGCGAGTTAGGGGCCGACATCGCGATCGGCTCGGCGCAGCGTTTTGGCGTGCCGATGGGCTATGGCGGACCGCACGCGGCCTATATGGCGGTGCGCGATGCGCTGAAGCGTTCGCTGCCCGGCCGTCTCGTCGGCCTCTCCGTGGATTCCCGCGGCGCGCCCGCCTATCGCCTGGCGCTGCAGACCCGCGAGCAGCACATCCGCCGCGAGAAGGCGACCTCCAACATCTGCACCGCGCAGGTGCTGCTCGCCGTGATCGCCTCGATGTATGCGGTCTATCACGGCCCCGAGGGGCTGGCGCAGATCGCGCGCAACGTGCATCGCCGCACGGCCGTGCTCGCGGCCGGCCTGCGCGAGCTCGGCTTTGCGCCGCAGTCGGGCAGCTTCTTCGACACGCTCAGCATCGATGCCGGCGCCAGGCGCGCCGAGATCGTCGCGCGCGCGGTCGCGGAGAGAATCAATCTCGGCATCGGTGAAACCGCGCTCCGCATCGCGCTGGACGAGACCACGACGCCGGCGACGGTGGAAGCGGTCTGGCGTGCCTTCGGCGGCACGCTCGTCTATGCCGAGATCGACGCCGAGACGCGCGAGGCGCTGCCGGACGAGTTGAAGCGCACCACCGCCTTCCTCACCCATCCCGTCTTCCACGCGCATCGCTCGGAAACCGAGATGCTGCGCTACATGCGCAAGCTCAGTGACCGCGACCTCGCGCTCGACCGCGCGATGATCCCGCTGGGATCCTGCACCATGAAGCTGAACGCGACCACCGAAATGATGCCGCTGACCTGGCCGGAATTCGGCTCGCTGCACCCGTTCGTTCCGCGCGAGCAGGCCGCCGGTTATCACGCGCTGTTCGCGCGGCTGGAGAAATGGCTGTGCGACATCACCGGCTATGACGCGATCTCGCTGCAGCCGAACTCGGGCGCGCAAGGCGAATATGCCGGGCTCTTGGCGATCCGCGGCTATCACGCCGCGCGCGGGGAGACGCATCGCAAGATCTGCCTGATCCCCTCCTCCGCGCACGGCACCAACCCGGCCTCGGCCGCGATGGTCGGCATGGACGTGGTGGTGGTCGCCTGCGAGAAGAACGGCGACGTCGACGTCAATGATCTCCGCGCCAAGGCTGAGAAGCATTCGAACGATCTTGCCGCGGTCATGATCACCTATCCCTCGACGCATGGCGTGTTCGAGGAGCACATTCGCGAGATCTGCGACATCGTGCACAGCCATGGCGGCCAGGTGTATCTCGACGGCGCCAACCTCAACGCGCAGGTCGGCTTGTCCCGGCCCGGCGATTACGGCGCCGATGTCAGCCATCTCAATTTGCACAAGACCTTCTGCATCCCGCATGGCGGCGGCGGCCCCGGCATGGGCCCGATCGGCGTGAAGGCGCATCTCGCGCCGTTCCTGCCAAGTCATCCTGAAAATCGCCACCCCGCGACAAAGGCGGATGCCCCGGTTGGCCCGGTCTCGGCCGCGCCGTTCGGCTCGGCGTCGATCCTGACCATCTCCTACATCTACATCCTGATGATGGGCGGCGAAGGATTGAAGCGCGCGACCGAGATCGCGATCCTCAATGCCAACTACATTGCCGCCCGCCTCGATCCGCATTTCCCGGTGCTCTACAAGAACGCCAAGGGCCGCGTCGCACATGAATGCATCGTCGATCCCCGTCCACTGAAGACGACATCAGGCGTCACCGTGGACGACATCGCAAAGCGCCTGATCGATTACGGCTTCCACGCGCCGACCATGAGCTTCCCGGTGCCTGGCACGCTGATGATCGAGCCGACCGAGTCGGAGTCCAAGGCCGAGCTCGACCGCTTCTGCGACGCTATGATCGCGATCCGGAAGGAAATCGCCGAGGTCGAGGCCGGCCGCTTCAAGATCGAAGCGTCACCGCTGCGTCACGCCCCGCACACCGTGCACGACATCGCGGATGATGATTGGAAGCGCGCCTACACCCGCAGTGAAGGCTGTTTCCCCGCGGGCACCTCGCGCACCGACAAATACTGGTGCCCGGTGGGGCGCGTCGACAACGTCTACGGCGATCGCAACCTCGTATGCTCCTGCCCGCCGGTGAGCGATTACGCGGAGGCCGCGGAGTAA
- the gcvH gene encoding glycine cleavage system protein GcvH: protein MTTTLYTSDHEWLAIEGDVATVGITDYAQSQLGDVVFVELPKVGRTLKKTEAAAVVESVKAASDVYAPVTGEVLETNEALAAEPALVNSDAQGKAWFFKIKMADKSELGGLMDEAAYKAHTA from the coding sequence ATGACCACGACGCTGTACACCTCCGACCATGAATGGCTCGCCATCGAGGGCGATGTCGCGACCGTCGGGATCACCGACTATGCGCAGTCGCAACTCGGCGACGTCGTGTTCGTCGAACTGCCCAAGGTCGGCCGCACGCTGAAGAAGACGGAAGCCGCAGCCGTCGTCGAATCCGTGAAGGCCGCGTCCGACGTCTACGCCCCTGTGACGGGCGAGGTGCTCGAGACCAACGAGGCGCTCGCCGCCGAACCGGCGCTGGTGAATTCGGACGCGCAAGGCAAGGCGTGGTTCTTCAAGATCAAGATGGCCGACAAGAGCGAGCTCGGCGGCCTCATGGATGAGGCCGCCTACAAGGCCCATACGGCGTGA
- a CDS encoding PaaI family thioesterase has product MPTQPDAEFGITDARRILGEVFAPWVQDLGLSVERIEHTQPADAPDWQPGALLRMPFSERLCRNGGIVCGQALMALADTAMVIAILAANRGYRPMTTVDQTTHFMRAATSSDVLADARVVRLGRTMSFGRVTLLSASDNKPVAMVSSAFAMLPG; this is encoded by the coding sequence ATGCCAACGCAGCCAGACGCCGAGTTCGGCATCACCGACGCCAGGCGCATTCTCGGCGAGGTCTTTGCGCCCTGGGTCCAGGATCTCGGCCTTTCCGTCGAGCGCATCGAGCACACGCAGCCTGCGGACGCGCCGGACTGGCAGCCGGGCGCGCTCTTGCGGATGCCGTTTTCGGAGCGGTTGTGCCGGAACGGCGGCATCGTCTGCGGCCAGGCGCTGATGGCCCTCGCCGACACCGCGATGGTGATCGCCATCCTCGCCGCCAATCGCGGCTATCGTCCGATGACCACGGTCGACCAGACCACGCACTTCATGCGCGCGGCCACTTCCTCGGACGTGCTGGCGGACGCCCGCGTGGTGCGGCTCGGGCGCACCATGAGCTTTGGCCGCGTCACGCTGCTCTCGGCCTCCGACAACAAGCCGGTCGCGATGGTGTCGAGCGCGTTCGCGATGCTGCCGGGGTAA
- a CDS encoding DUF2798 domain-containing protein: MLRIPRRYAHVVFGVLQSGLTSLIAAGIASLPAASAMVFLGHWVMSWLIAWAAMLPVVLLAAPAIRAVSLRLTREEGELRTGRQA; the protein is encoded by the coding sequence ATGCTCCGCATCCCCCGCCGCTATGCGCATGTCGTCTTTGGCGTGCTCCAGTCCGGACTGACCTCGCTGATCGCGGCGGGCATCGCCAGCCTTCCCGCCGCCAGTGCGATGGTGTTCCTCGGGCACTGGGTGATGTCGTGGCTGATCGCATGGGCCGCGATGCTGCCGGTCGTGCTGCTCGCGGCGCCTGCGATCCGCGCCGTTTCGCTGCGGCTGACGCGCGAGGAAGGAGAGCTGCGAACCGGCCGGCAAGCATAA
- a CDS encoding pyrroloquinoline quinone-dependent dehydrogenase → MRTNLRVAAAFVTLLWFAVPPCLAWESWGGDPGGSRFSSLRQISPGNVGQLVRAFEYRTGDLTARSPELMRRTKFQATPLFVEDSLIFCSPFNEVIALDPGTGAQRWRHDPKIATSQRPANRYVCRGVTHWVDDTAPPEAACRSRIFMGTNDVRLIALDAKTGVPCAGFGRDGEIRLDVGMALDWPGEFQITSPPAVGRGVVVVGSAIGDNRRVDAPSGVVRAFDARSGEPRWTFEPLKRDGIEAGHANVWAPTSVDDARGLVFLPTSSPSPDFWGGKRPGNNEHANSVVALHIETGELAWAFQTVHHDVWDYDLAAQPTLARIDTGGDQRDVVIQPTKQGFVFVLDRDTGKPVWPVEERAVPQNGAEGEALSPTQPFPTHVPPLTSQAISTDDALSLLPGLGGSSCERQFSEARNEGLFTPPSVQGTLVFPFTGGGVNWGSAAFDPVSQILYANTSRAVHRIKLIPRAEAVGFNPPPGHDFGQQRGAPFAMSRAVVMSPLGLLCNKPPWGEMVAVDLKAGKILWRSTVGTTEDLAPFGAPLPWGAPLVNGLAVTASGLVFTGAMDAYLRAFDARSGRELWQGRLPVPGVANPMTYLWKGEQYVAIGAGGHSEAGTSIGDSVVAFRLARPGEAPTLWSRSIDRPGGRFVAASSVIALAIVVLVIASLRWRRRRRRIMQS, encoded by the coding sequence TTGCGGACCAACCTGCGCGTTGCGGCCGCCTTCGTTACGCTCCTGTGGTTTGCAGTGCCGCCATGCCTCGCCTGGGAGAGCTGGGGCGGCGATCCCGGCGGCTCGCGCTTCTCGTCCTTGCGACAGATCTCGCCCGGCAATGTTGGCCAGCTCGTCCGCGCCTTCGAATATCGCACCGGCGATCTCACGGCACGCTCGCCCGAGCTGATGCGGCGAACCAAATTCCAGGCGACGCCGCTGTTCGTCGAAGACAGCCTGATCTTCTGCTCCCCCTTCAACGAGGTCATCGCGCTCGATCCCGGCACGGGCGCACAGAGATGGCGTCATGATCCGAAGATCGCGACCAGCCAGCGTCCCGCCAATCGCTATGTCTGCCGCGGCGTCACCCATTGGGTCGACGACACGGCGCCGCCTGAAGCCGCCTGCCGCTCGCGCATCTTCATGGGCACCAACGATGTCCGCCTGATCGCGCTCGATGCAAAGACGGGCGTCCCCTGTGCCGGATTTGGTCGTGACGGCGAGATCAGGCTCGATGTCGGAATGGCTCTGGACTGGCCCGGCGAATTCCAGATCACCTCGCCGCCGGCGGTCGGCCGCGGTGTCGTCGTGGTCGGATCTGCGATCGGCGACAATCGCCGCGTCGACGCGCCGAGCGGCGTGGTGCGCGCGTTCGATGCGCGTAGCGGCGAGCCGCGCTGGACCTTCGAGCCGCTCAAGCGCGATGGCATCGAAGCCGGTCACGCCAATGTCTGGGCGCCGACGTCGGTCGATGACGCGCGCGGGCTCGTATTCCTGCCGACGTCGTCGCCCTCGCCGGATTTCTGGGGCGGCAAGCGGCCAGGCAACAACGAGCACGCCAATTCGGTGGTCGCGCTGCACATCGAAACCGGCGAACTCGCATGGGCGTTCCAGACCGTGCATCACGACGTCTGGGACTACGATCTGGCAGCGCAGCCGACGCTCGCGCGCATCGACACCGGGGGAGATCAGCGCGATGTTGTGATCCAGCCAACCAAGCAAGGCTTTGTCTTCGTGCTCGATCGCGACACCGGCAAGCCGGTATGGCCGGTCGAGGAGCGCGCGGTGCCGCAAAACGGCGCGGAGGGGGAAGCGCTGTCACCGACGCAGCCATTCCCGACGCATGTGCCGCCGCTGACCTCGCAGGCGATCTCGACCGATGATGCGCTCTCGCTGTTGCCGGGATTGGGCGGCTCTTCATGCGAACGCCAGTTTTCAGAAGCGCGCAACGAAGGTCTGTTCACGCCGCCTTCGGTGCAGGGCACGCTGGTGTTTCCGTTCACCGGCGGCGGCGTGAACTGGGGCAGCGCGGCCTTCGATCCGGTCAGCCAGATCCTCTATGCGAACACCAGCCGCGCCGTTCATCGCATCAAGCTGATCCCGCGCGCGGAAGCCGTCGGATTCAATCCGCCGCCGGGTCATGATTTCGGCCAGCAGCGTGGCGCGCCGTTTGCGATGTCGCGTGCAGTCGTGATGTCGCCGCTCGGTCTGCTCTGCAACAAGCCGCCCTGGGGCGAGATGGTCGCGGTCGATCTGAAGGCCGGCAAAATCCTCTGGCGTTCGACGGTCGGCACCACCGAGGACCTTGCGCCGTTTGGCGCGCCGCTGCCCTGGGGCGCGCCGCTCGTCAACGGGCTCGCGGTCACCGCGAGCGGCCTCGTCTTCACCGGCGCGATGGACGCCTATCTGCGGGCCTTCGATGCGCGCAGCGGCAGGGAGCTATGGCAGGGACGGCTGCCGGTGCCCGGCGTCGCCAATCCCATGACCTATCTCTGGAAGGGCGAGCAATATGTCGCGATCGGCGCCGGCGGCCACTCCGAGGCAGGCACTTCGATCGGCGACAGCGTCGTTGCGTTTCGCCTGGCGCGGCCGGGCGAGGCGCCGACATTGTGGTCGCGCAGCATCGATCGTCCGGGCGGACGATTTGTTGCGGCGTCATCGGTGATCGCGCTCGCGATCGTCGTGCTCGTGATCGCAAGCCTGCGGTGGCGTCGCCGTCGTCGTCGTATCATGCAATCATAA
- the gcvT gene encoding glycine cleavage system aminomethyltransferase GcvT: MLACDDRDSLRHTPLHALHVSLGGKMVPFAGYDMPVQYPAGVLKEHLHTRSQAGLFDVSHMGQLALRPKSGKVEDAARALERLVPQDIVAIAEGRQRYAQFTNADGGILDDLMVANFGDHLFLVVNAACKAEDEAHLRAHLSGDCVIEQLADRALIALQGPKAESVLAKFCADAPAMKFMDSGPREVAGIKCFVSRSGYTGEDGFEISVPAADAERLAKMLLENPDVLPIGLGARDSLRLEAGLCLYGHDIDTATTPVEAALEWSVQKSRRSGGTRAGGFPGAEKILAHFDNGASRRRVGLLAQGRAPVREGALLFADSAGGEPIGKVTSGGFGPSLNAPVAMGYVPTSQSALGTNLFAEVRGQRLPLTVAAMPFVKNTYKR, from the coding sequence ATGCTAGCGTGCGACGACCGAGATTCCCTCCGACATACCCCGCTCCATGCCCTGCACGTGTCCCTGGGCGGCAAGATGGTGCCGTTCGCCGGCTACGACATGCCCGTGCAATATCCCGCGGGCGTCCTCAAAGAGCATCTCCATACCCGCAGCCAGGCCGGGCTGTTCGACGTCTCCCATATGGGCCAACTCGCGCTCCGGCCCAAATCCGGCAAGGTCGAGGACGCTGCCCGCGCGCTGGAGCGGCTGGTACCGCAGGATATCGTGGCGATTGCCGAGGGGCGGCAGCGCTACGCCCAGTTCACCAATGCGGATGGCGGCATCCTCGATGATCTCATGGTCGCAAATTTCGGCGATCACCTGTTCCTGGTCGTCAACGCCGCCTGCAAGGCGGAGGACGAGGCGCATCTGCGCGCGCATCTGTCCGGCGACTGCGTCATCGAGCAGCTCGCCGATCGCGCGCTGATCGCGCTCCAGGGCCCGAAGGCGGAATCGGTGCTGGCGAAATTCTGTGCAGATGCGCCCGCCATGAAGTTCATGGATTCCGGCCCGCGCGAGGTTGCCGGCATCAAATGTTTCGTCTCGCGCTCGGGCTATACCGGCGAGGACGGGTTTGAGATTTCGGTCCCCGCTGCGGACGCCGAGCGGCTGGCCAAGATGCTCCTCGAAAACCCGGACGTGCTGCCGATCGGTCTTGGCGCCCGCGACAGCCTGCGGCTGGAAGCCGGGCTTTGCCTTTATGGCCACGACATCGACACCGCGACCACGCCAGTCGAGGCCGCGCTGGAATGGTCGGTGCAGAAGAGCCGCCGCAGCGGCGGGACGCGCGCCGGCGGTTTTCCCGGCGCAGAGAAGATTCTCGCCCATTTCGACAACGGCGCATCGCGCCGCCGCGTCGGCCTGCTCGCCCAGGGACGCGCGCCGGTGCGCGAGGGCGCGTTGCTGTTTGCTGATAGCGCGGGCGGCGAGCCGATCGGTAAGGTCACCTCGGGCGGTTTCGGCCCGAGCCTGAATGCGCCGGTGGCGATGGGCTACGTGCCGACGAGCCAGAGCGCGCTCGGCACAAATCTCTTCGCCGAAGTGCGCGGCCAACGCCTGCCGCTCACCGTCGCCGCCATGCCCTTTGTGAAAAACACCTACAAACGCTGA
- a CDS encoding DUF6894 family protein: MPLYFFRIRNGRYSGCADQASEFADRDAAWKEMTSVCADMAAGIARKLQENSEWHMELLDEAKEPVFRIRIVAETLE, from the coding sequence ATGCCGCTCTATTTCTTTCGAATCCGCAACGGCCGCTATTCCGGCTGCGCGGACCAGGCGTCGGAATTTGCCGATCGCGATGCGGCCTGGAAGGAGATGACCAGCGTCTGCGCCGACATGGCCGCCGGCATCGCGCGCAAGCTCCAGGAAAATTCCGAGTGGCACATGGAGCTCCTGGACGAGGCCAAGGAGCCGGTGTTCCGGATCCGCATCGTCGCGGAGACGCTCGAATAG
- a CDS encoding HdeA family protein, whose amino-acid sequence MKTTLSILFAAALSLSSMPAHAVKWDLSTMSCKQFLESGEDNIQVVLTWMDGWYKGDEDNAIIDTDVFIENAKKFGAYCGKNPTASIVTAADEVLGK is encoded by the coding sequence ATGAAGACCACGCTTTCGATTCTGTTCGCCGCAGCGCTCTCGCTGTCATCGATGCCCGCCCACGCCGTCAAGTGGGACCTCTCGACGATGAGCTGCAAGCAGTTCCTCGAGAGCGGCGAAGACAACATCCAGGTGGTGCTGACCTGGATGGACGGCTGGTACAAGGGCGACGAGGACAACGCGATCATCGACACCGACGTGTTCATCGAGAACGCCAAGAAGTTCGGTGCCTATTGCGGAAAGAATCCGACTGCCAGCATCGTCACCGCGGCCGACGAGGTGCTCGGCAAGTAA
- a CDS encoding winged helix-turn-helix domain-containing protein: protein MVCWRRWTPFELDQPERSWRYFLLIGSAKSNSKEPANTIGSVLTRRMAEVGDVVRVGRGTWGLREWYPNRSFKVKDDEKKDDKRPQGGPVVPPPPGDAEFRESRGLPPREDVMK, encoded by the coding sequence ATGGTCTGCTGGCGGAGGTGGACGCCCTTTGAGCTAGATCAACCGGAACGCAGCTGGCGCTACTTCCTCTTGATCGGATCGGCCAAGTCCAACTCGAAAGAGCCTGCCAATACCATTGGTTCCGTGCTGACACGGCGTATGGCAGAGGTCGGTGATGTGGTGAGAGTGGGGCGCGGGACTTGGGGCCTTAGGGAATGGTATCCGAACCGCAGCTTCAAGGTGAAGGACGACGAAAAGAAGGACGACAAACGTCCCCAAGGTGGCCCCGTCGTCCCTCCGCCGCCCGGGGATGCTGAATTCCGGGAGTCTCGGGGGCTTCCGCCGCGCGAAGACGTAATGAAATGA
- a CDS encoding PilZ domain-containing protein encodes MIEKRTTQRHRVFKGGAITFEGSDIACTVRNMSAGGAAIDLEGAVTLPQAFTLSIACDKFVRNCRPVWRNDRRVGLAFVQ; translated from the coding sequence ATGATCGAGAAGCGTACGACGCAGCGGCACCGCGTTTTCAAGGGTGGAGCGATCACCTTCGAAGGCAGCGACATCGCCTGCACGGTGCGAAACATGTCGGCGGGCGGCGCGGCGATCGACCTCGAAGGTGCCGTCACATTGCCGCAAGCGTTCACACTCTCGATCGCGTGCGACAAATTCGTGCGGAATTGCCGCCCCGTTTGGCGCAACGACCGCCGCGTCGGCCTCGCTTTCGTGCAATAA